In Halorussus limi, a genomic segment contains:
- a CDS encoding outer membrane protein assembly factor BamB family protein: protein MPSRRRFLLGVALASGLAGCTGGELADSTESDATGPENGTRRTADGPPTTVGGTPTDSDTVPKPTRESPRHEAVRWRVAFDAPVERRPAVGGDAVYVGVGEVGLSANGSDSRSSGSLAALGATDGTPRWTSALPAAPARVPRVHDGEVYCVAGRSNGFHGVDQRLLEFGPDGTERWRTDGVDQFLDLLAVGGGRAYLGTSDDALGFDGQRLFAVGRSDGDSRWSVETGDAFRGTYLDGSLLVGLGGRGVARHDAATGERQWQKRVEGVGSSDGSFVVADGAVLAGGPRDGDGRLAALDLADGSQRWTYAAGGGRAFVPSGAALAGDTVVGTEYGGRVFALAVGDGREQWATDLDGETRRAPVVADGTVFVGGYRSNAADVIHALDAETGETRWRADAPGFSGAVHPTGETVVVRTGDGRAVRSLDAADGSVRWSFEASEPLSALVVDDGGVYAASESGIVRKFEK, encoded by the coding sequence ATGCCCTCCCGCAGACGATTCCTCCTCGGCGTCGCCCTCGCGTCGGGACTCGCCGGATGCACCGGCGGCGAACTCGCCGACTCGACCGAGAGCGACGCGACCGGTCCCGAAAACGGAACCCGGCGGACCGCCGACGGACCCCCGACGACCGTCGGGGGAACCCCGACCGACTCCGACACCGTGCCGAAACCGACGCGAGAGTCGCCCCGACACGAGGCGGTCCGCTGGCGAGTCGCCTTCGACGCGCCCGTCGAGCGGCGACCGGCCGTCGGTGGCGACGCGGTGTACGTCGGAGTCGGCGAGGTCGGTCTCTCCGCGAACGGGAGCGACTCCCGGTCGAGCGGTTCGCTCGCCGCGCTCGGCGCGACCGACGGGACGCCGCGATGGACGAGCGCGCTCCCCGCCGCGCCCGCGCGCGTCCCCCGAGTCCACGACGGCGAAGTCTACTGCGTCGCAGGTCGGAGCAATGGTTTCCACGGCGTAGACCAGCGCCTCCTCGAGTTCGGGCCCGACGGCACCGAGCGCTGGCGGACCGACGGGGTCGACCAGTTTCTCGACCTCCTCGCGGTCGGCGGCGGTCGCGCCTACCTCGGAACCAGCGACGACGCCCTCGGGTTCGACGGCCAGCGACTGTTCGCGGTCGGCCGCTCGGACGGCGATTCCCGGTGGTCGGTCGAGACCGGCGACGCCTTCCGGGGGACGTACCTCGACGGGTCGCTGCTGGTCGGCCTCGGCGGTCGCGGGGTCGCGCGTCACGACGCCGCCACCGGCGAGCGGCAGTGGCAGAAGCGGGTCGAAGGCGTGGGGTCGTCGGACGGGTCGTTCGTCGTCGCCGACGGCGCGGTGCTGGCCGGCGGACCCCGGGACGGCGACGGACGGCTCGCGGCCCTCGACCTCGCCGACGGGAGCCAGCGGTGGACCTACGCCGCGGGCGGCGGCCGAGCGTTCGTCCCGTCGGGCGCGGCACTCGCCGGTGACACCGTCGTCGGAACCGAGTACGGCGGTCGGGTCTTCGCGCTGGCCGTCGGCGACGGACGCGAGCAGTGGGCGACCGACCTCGACGGCGAGACGCGCCGGGCCCCGGTGGTCGCGGACGGCACCGTCTTCGTCGGCGGCTACCGAAGCAATGCGGCCGACGTAATTCACGCGCTCGACGCCGAGACGGGTGAAACGCGGTGGCGCGCCGACGCGCCCGGGTTCTCCGGGGCGGTCCACCCGACCGGCGAGACGGTCGTGGTCCGGACCGGCGACGGCCGGGCGGTGCGGTCGCTCGACGCGGCCGACGGGTCGGTCCGGTGGTCGTTCGAGGCGAGCGAACCGCTGTCGGCGCTGGTCGTCGACGACGGCGGCGTCTACGCCGCGAGCGAGAGCGGAATCGTGCGAAAATTCGAGAAGTGA
- a CDS encoding NAD-dependent epimerase/dehydratase family protein, protein MQGKRVLVTGGAGFIGSNLANYLADENEVVAVDDCYLGTPENLDDEVEFHDVSVLDDDLPTEGVDVLFHLAALSSLTMHEDSIEGLREGARVNVEGFANTVEQVRQDGCDTVVYASTSSIYGSRTEPSPESMDVEARTGYEASKLARERYGEYFANAHDMHVAGMRFFSVYQGYGGSEEHKGEYANIVSQFAHDIANGESPVIYGDGSHTRDFTHVSDVVRGLELAADHELTGIYNLGTGESYSANEVVELLKEELDSDVAVEHVENPIDDDMFVHDTMADASKMTEATGWEPQISFEEGIEEVCAPYK, encoded by the coding sequence ATGCAAGGGAAACGCGTCCTCGTGACCGGTGGCGCAGGCTTCATCGGGTCGAATCTGGCCAACTACCTCGCCGACGAGAACGAAGTCGTCGCGGTGGACGACTGCTATCTCGGCACGCCCGAGAATTTGGACGACGAGGTCGAGTTCCACGACGTGAGCGTGCTGGACGACGACCTGCCGACCGAGGGCGTGGACGTGCTGTTCCACCTCGCCGCGCTGTCGTCGCTGACCATGCACGAGGACAGCATCGAGGGACTCCGAGAGGGCGCGCGCGTCAACGTCGAGGGGTTCGCCAACACCGTCGAGCAGGTCCGCCAAGACGGCTGTGACACCGTGGTCTACGCTTCTACTTCGTCCATCTACGGGAGTCGGACCGAACCCTCGCCCGAGAGCATGGACGTGGAGGCCCGCACCGGGTACGAGGCGTCGAAACTCGCCCGCGAGCGGTACGGCGAGTACTTCGCCAACGCCCACGACATGCACGTGGCCGGAATGCGCTTCTTCTCGGTGTATCAGGGGTACGGCGGGTCCGAGGAGCACAAGGGCGAGTACGCCAACATCGTCTCGCAGTTCGCCCACGACATCGCCAACGGCGAGTCCCCCGTCATCTACGGCGACGGGAGCCACACCCGCGACTTCACCCACGTCTCGGACGTCGTCCGCGGCCTCGAACTCGCGGCCGACCACGAACTCACCGGCATCTACAACCTCGGCACCGGCGAGTCCTACAGCGCCAACGAAGTGGTCGAACTGCTGAAGGAGGAACTCGACTCGGACGTGGCGGTCGAACACGTCGAGAACCCCATCGACGACGACATGTTCGTCCACGACACCATGGCCGACGCCTCGAAGATGACGGAGGCCACCGGATGGGAACCCCAGATTAGCTTCGAGGAGGGCATCGAAGAGGTCTGTGCGCCGTACAAGTAG
- the rocF gene encoding arginase — MNRQVQIIGVPMDLGADRRGVDMGSSTIRYAGLADELDALGIDVTDAGDLPVPRAEERDPEAEQPAEGEAKFLRETADVCTRLADEVADTLEAGHFPLVLGGDHSIAIGTVTGAARDADLGVIWFDAHGDFNTPKTSPSGNVHGMPLAAVLGIGDFADTEWANAPNLREENVAMVGLRSLDDAEREAIRESDVTAYTMSDIDERGVTPVVEDALDVATDGTDGIHVSLDMDWLDPKVAPGVGTPVRGGVNYREAHTALETVAERDEADGVLRSLEVVEVNAILDEHNETAELATELAASGLGKRIL; from the coding sequence ATGAACCGACAGGTGCAGATTATCGGCGTGCCGATGGACCTCGGCGCGGACCGACGCGGCGTGGACATGGGTTCCTCGACCATCAGATACGCGGGTCTCGCGGACGAACTCGACGCCCTCGGCATCGACGTGACCGACGCGGGCGACCTCCCGGTCCCCCGCGCCGAAGAGCGCGACCCCGAGGCCGAGCAACCCGCCGAAGGCGAGGCGAAGTTCCTGCGCGAGACCGCCGACGTGTGTACCCGCCTCGCCGACGAGGTGGCCGACACGCTCGAAGCGGGCCACTTTCCGCTCGTCCTCGGCGGCGACCACTCCATCGCCATCGGGACCGTCACGGGCGCGGCCCGCGACGCCGACCTCGGCGTAATCTGGTTCGACGCTCACGGCGACTTCAACACGCCCAAGACCTCGCCGTCGGGCAACGTCCACGGGATGCCGCTGGCCGCGGTCCTCGGAATCGGCGACTTCGCCGACACCGAGTGGGCGAACGCGCCGAACCTCCGGGAGGAGAACGTCGCCATGGTCGGCCTCCGGAGCCTGGACGACGCCGAACGGGAAGCCATCCGGGAGAGCGACGTGACCGCCTACACCATGTCGGACATCGACGAGCGCGGCGTCACCCCGGTCGTCGAGGACGCCCTCGACGTGGCGACCGACGGCACCGACGGCATCCACGTCAGCCTCGACATGGACTGGCTCGACCCGAAGGTGGCGCCCGGCGTCGGCACTCCGGTCCGGGGCGGCGTCAACTACCGCGAGGCCCACACCGCGCTGGAGACGGTCGCCGAACGCGACGAGGCCGACGGCGTCCTGCGCTCGCTGGAGGTCGTGGAGGTCAATGCGATTCTGGACGAACACAACGAGACCGCCGAGTTGGCGACCGAACTCGCCGCGAGCGGTCTCGGAAAGCGGATTCTCTGA
- a CDS encoding phospholipase D-like domain-containing protein: MRSSTDHAPTLLAVILLSVVAPATAPVSVAANAMTASGTNETAVSSTNTTTGSAANAPTPPAVVAVYPNPVADGDAGELVAVEFPDRTNVSDWALADGEATVSLPNATVSGRVALSTDPNVARNATDAPVLSLDGDLSLANGGETVRLLRGNATVASASYEDAPESERWHRTDGGRWRWTPLGATDFEVTRTGPTEARAFVLPDAPAVPVETLRAADRRILLAGYTFASPRVADLLADAARRGVEVRVLVDGAPVGGLSRRSANLLDSLVARGVEVRVLGGPRARYDFHHAKYAVADDRALVMTENWKPAGTGGHASRGWGAVVRDETAAGRLADLFAADADWRGATPWSEFRRGESFTPADGPPANETYPSVFAPRNVNVSSSSVLIAPDNAERALVDLLDAADESIRVQQVAVGGREHSLLRATLRAARRGVEVEILLSSAWYVEEDNRKLVEWLNGRAKAAGLPLEARLANPRGRYEKIHAKGVVVDGDAAVVGSLNWNDHSARKNREVAVVLRGEEAGVYYADAFDADWKASTGDRTSGGPNRVPVGLLAAITIGAIVAIALARREIRFEKR, encoded by the coding sequence GAATACGACGACAGGGTCGGCCGCGAACGCCCCGACGCCGCCCGCAGTCGTCGCGGTCTACCCGAATCCCGTCGCGGACGGCGACGCCGGGGAACTCGTCGCGGTCGAGTTCCCCGACCGGACCAACGTCTCGGACTGGGCGCTCGCGGACGGCGAAGCGACGGTGTCGCTCCCGAACGCGACCGTCTCCGGCCGGGTCGCGCTCTCGACCGACCCCAATGTCGCCCGGAACGCGACCGACGCTCCGGTCCTCTCGCTCGACGGCGACCTCTCGCTGGCGAACGGCGGAGAGACCGTCCGACTGCTCCGCGGAAACGCGACCGTCGCGAGCGCGTCGTACGAGGACGCCCCCGAGAGCGAGCGCTGGCATCGGACCGACGGCGGCCGCTGGCGGTGGACGCCGCTGGGCGCGACCGATTTCGAGGTGACCCGGACCGGACCGACGGAGGCCCGCGCGTTCGTCCTTCCCGACGCGCCCGCGGTCCCGGTCGAGACGCTCCGCGCGGCCGACCGGCGCATCCTGTTGGCGGGGTACACCTTCGCCTCCCCGCGCGTCGCCGACTTACTCGCCGACGCCGCCCGTCGCGGCGTCGAGGTCCGCGTGCTGGTGGACGGTGCGCCGGTCGGCGGTCTGTCGCGTCGGTCGGCGAACCTGCTCGACTCGCTGGTTGCCCGCGGCGTCGAGGTCCGCGTCCTCGGCGGGCCGCGCGCCCGCTACGACTTCCACCACGCGAAGTACGCCGTCGCCGACGACCGGGCGCTCGTGATGACCGAGAACTGGAAGCCCGCGGGCACCGGCGGTCACGCGAGTCGCGGATGGGGCGCGGTCGTGCGCGACGAGACGGCCGCGGGCAGACTCGCGGACCTCTTCGCGGCCGACGCGGACTGGCGCGGCGCGACCCCGTGGTCGGAGTTCCGGCGCGGCGAAAGCTTCACGCCCGCCGACGGTCCGCCCGCGAACGAGACCTACCCGTCGGTGTTCGCGCCGAGAAATGTAAACGTTTCTTCGAGCAGTGTTCTGATTGCTCCGGACAACGCAGAGCGTGCTCTCGTCGACCTGCTCGACGCCGCGGACGAGTCGATTCGCGTCCAGCAGGTCGCTGTCGGCGGGCGGGAACACTCCCTGCTCCGAGCCACCCTCCGGGCCGCGCGCCGCGGCGTCGAAGTCGAGATTCTGTTGAGCAGCGCGTGGTACGTCGAGGAGGACAACCGGAAATTGGTCGAGTGGCTGAACGGGCGGGCGAAGGCGGCGGGACTGCCCTTGGAGGCCCGACTGGCGAACCCCCGCGGGCGCTACGAGAAGATTCACGCCAAGGGCGTGGTCGTGGACGGCGACGCGGCCGTGGTCGGGAGTCTGAACTGGAACGACCATTCGGCGCGGAAGAACCGAGAGGTCGCAGTGGTGTTGCGCGGCGAGGAAGCGGGCGTGTATTACGCCGACGCCTTCGACGCCGACTGGAAGGCGAGCACGGGCGACCGCACGAGCGGCGGTCCGAACCGAGTGCCCGTCGGTCTGCTCGCGGCAATCACTATCGGTGCAATCGTCGCAATCGCGCTCGCGAGACGCGAGATACGCTTCGAGAAACGGTAG
- a CDS encoding Mov34/MPN/PAD-1 family protein: MRLFRSSEILGIAEDALQFALAASEDAHPDEYMGFLRGEDARSLGLERDGTVITDVLVIPGTESNPMSATVKTSMIPNDFNSVGSVHSHPNGVLRPSDADLATFGRGKVHIIIGYPYDREDWRAFDRNGDPRELDVLDVSLPEGESFFDFTQADIDAELDYDFDEDADAP, translated from the coding sequence ATGCGGTTGTTCCGGTCGAGCGAGATTCTCGGCATCGCCGAGGACGCCCTCCAGTTCGCCTTGGCGGCGTCGGAAGACGCCCACCCCGACGAGTACATGGGCTTTCTCCGGGGCGAGGACGCCCGGTCGCTCGGACTCGAACGCGACGGGACGGTCATCACCGACGTGCTGGTCATCCCCGGCACCGAGTCCAACCCGATGAGCGCCACGGTCAAGACCAGCATGATACCCAACGACTTCAACTCGGTCGGGTCGGTCCACTCCCACCCCAACGGCGTCCTCCGGCCGAGCGACGCCGACCTCGCCACCTTCGGCAGGGGGAAGGTCCACATCATCATCGGCTACCCCTACGACCGCGAAGACTGGCGGGCGTTCGACCGGAACGGCGACCCGCGGGAGTTAGACGTTCTCGACGTCTCGCTCCCCGAGGGCGAATCGTTCTTCGACTTCACACAGGCCGACATCGACGCGGAACTGGATTACGACTTCGACGAGGACGCAGACGCACCATGA
- a CDS encoding NAD(P)/FAD-dependent oxidoreductase, whose amino-acid sequence MTEKVVVLGAGYAGAGAVQSLEAELEHADAEITWISENNYHLVLHEAHRVIRDPSVEDDITIPVGDIASPSTEFVQARVESVDTDDQTVELDGDDAVDYDYLLVALGSQTAYYGIPGMAENALTLKSLDDAHEIHRQVEEAASRASRNDPAKVVIGGAGLSGIQSAGEIAEYRDEHRAPIDIYLVEALEEIMPGQDSELQGTVRRHLEEADVEILTDDPITEADEDAIHFDEGDPLDYDVFVWTGGITGQDALDGTDLDNEHNRVTTESDFQTSDERVFAVGDSAIVDQGENPAPPTAQAAWQAAEVVGENIARAINDQPLKTWTHEDKGTVISIGDKAVAHDVQAGGVTVPFRTFNSYPAKLLKKAIAARWIADVSSVPKALKAWDSL is encoded by the coding sequence ATGACTGAGAAGGTCGTCGTACTCGGCGCGGGTTACGCCGGTGCAGGCGCAGTTCAGAGCCTCGAAGCCGAGTTGGAACACGCGGACGCGGAGATCACGTGGATATCCGAAAACAACTACCATCTCGTTCTTCACGAAGCCCATCGGGTCATCCGCGACCCGAGCGTGGAAGACGACATCACGATTCCGGTCGGCGACATCGCGAGTCCGAGCACGGAGTTCGTGCAGGCCCGCGTCGAGAGCGTCGACACCGACGACCAGACCGTCGAACTCGACGGCGACGACGCCGTCGACTACGACTACCTGCTCGTCGCACTCGGAAGCCAGACCGCCTACTACGGCATCCCCGGCATGGCGGAGAACGCCCTGACGCTCAAGAGCCTCGACGACGCTCACGAGATTCACCGGCAGGTCGAGGAGGCCGCCTCGCGGGCGTCGCGCAACGACCCGGCGAAGGTCGTCATCGGCGGCGCGGGCCTCTCGGGCATCCAGAGCGCGGGCGAAATCGCGGAGTACCGCGACGAACACCGCGCGCCCATCGACATCTACCTCGTGGAAGCCCTCGAAGAGATCATGCCCGGACAGGACTCCGAGTTGCAGGGCACGGTCCGGCGACACCTCGAAGAGGCCGACGTCGAAATCCTGACCGACGACCCCATCACCGAGGCCGACGAAGACGCCATCCACTTCGACGAGGGCGACCCGCTCGACTACGACGTGTTCGTCTGGACCGGCGGCATCACCGGACAGGACGCGCTCGACGGCACCGACCTCGACAACGAGCACAACCGCGTCACCACCGAGTCTGACTTCCAGACCAGCGACGAGCGCGTCTTCGCCGTCGGCGACTCGGCCATCGTCGACCAAGGCGAGAACCCGGCACCGCCGACCGCGCAGGCCGCGTGGCAGGCCGCCGAGGTCGTCGGCGAGAACATCGCCCGCGCCATCAACGACCAACCGCTCAAGACGTGGACCCACGAGGACAAGGGGACGGTCATCTCGATCGGCGACAAGGCGGTCGCCCACGACGTACAGGCCGGCGGCGTGACGGTTCCGTTCCGGACGTTCAACTCCTACCCCGCGAAGCTCCTGAAGAAGGCCATCGCCGCGCGCTGGATCGCCGACGTGAGTTCGGTGCCCAAGGCGCTGAAGGCGTGGGACTCGCTGTAG
- a CDS encoding adenylyltransferase/cytidyltransferase family protein: MTHVIAQGTFDLLHPGHVHYLRDAAAFGDRLTVIVARRGNVTHKEPPILPNRQRRDMVAALDPVDDARVGHPEDIFAPIEELEPDVIALGHDQHHDEVAIEDELARRGVECEVRRASPRDPAYDGELLSTGRIIDRILDERGD; the protein is encoded by the coding sequence ATGACCCACGTCATCGCGCAGGGAACCTTCGACCTCCTCCACCCCGGCCACGTTCACTACCTCCGGGACGCCGCGGCGTTCGGCGACCGACTCACGGTCATCGTCGCCCGCCGGGGCAACGTCACCCACAAGGAACCGCCGATTCTGCCGAACCGCCAGCGCCGGGACATGGTCGCGGCGCTCGACCCCGTGGACGACGCTCGCGTGGGCCATCCCGAGGACATCTTCGCGCCCATCGAGGAACTGGAACCCGACGTCATCGCGTTGGGCCACGACCAGCACCACGACGAGGTCGCCATCGAGGACGAACTCGCCCGCCGAGGCGTCGAGTGCGAGGTCCGGCGCGCGAGTCCCCGCGACCCCGCCTACGACGGCGAACTGCTCTCGACGGGCCGCATCATCGACCGGATTCTGGACGAACGCGGCGACTGA
- a CDS encoding Rrf2 family transcriptional regulator yields MSTIELTASQKKILRALVDLHRETEDAVKGEDIADEVDRNPGTIRNQMQSLKALQLVEGVPGPKGGYKPTANAFDALGIQDMDQEAEVPIALDGEPVEDVNVEEIDLASVHHPELCRAEIHVRGSMGQFHEGDSVRVGPTPLSKLVVTGSVDGKDDTNNIVILKIESMKAPAEEPGH; encoded by the coding sequence ATGTCGACAATCGAACTGACTGCGAGTCAAAAGAAGATTCTCCGCGCGCTCGTGGACCTCCACCGCGAGACCGAAGACGCGGTGAAAGGAGAGGACATCGCCGACGAAGTCGACCGAAACCCCGGCACCATCCGGAACCAGATGCAGAGTCTCAAAGCCCTCCAACTCGTCGAGGGCGTCCCCGGTCCGAAGGGCGGGTACAAGCCGACCGCCAACGCGTTCGACGCACTCGGCATCCAAGACATGGACCAAGAGGCTGAGGTCCCCATCGCCCTCGACGGAGAACCCGTCGAGGACGTCAACGTCGAGGAAATCGACCTCGCCAGCGTCCACCACCCCGAACTCTGCCGCGCCGAAATCCACGTCCGCGGGTCGATGGGGCAGTTCCACGAGGGCGACAGCGTCCGCGTGGGTCCGACGCCGCTCTCGAAACTCGTCGTTACGGGTAGCGTAGACGGGAAAGACGACACGAACAACATCGTGATTCTGAAGATAGAGTCGATGAAGGCCCCCGCCGAGGAACCCGGCCACTAG
- a CDS encoding DHH family phosphoesterase, with the protein MTASANSGDEVVVYDLDPDCTLEDVSEGNYYHATVNGVVDYGVFVDLSDSVSGLAHESNYEGSYAVDDDLVVKLTEIRENGDLSFEPADLDDYETVEVDHDYDISDAGELSGAVGETVHLEGEIVQIKQTGGPTIFHVSDETGVVPCAAFEEAGVRAYPEVEIDDVVRVTGQVDERDNSLQVEVDSLDVLSDGDADDVRERLQAAFEERAEPHETEPLVEWPALTQMFPDLEAVARQLRRTVLESRPIRVRHHADGDGMCASIPVQYALEQFIAETHQDPQAKRHLFKRLPSKAPFYEMEDVTRDLNFALEDQARHGQKLPLLLMLDNGSTAEDVPAYKNLAHYDIPIVVVDHHHPDPEAVEPYVDAHVNPYLYDEDYRITTGMMCVELARMIWPPITEELRHVPAVAGLCDRSKADAMTDYVELAESEGYEETFLRDVGEALDYEAHWLKYDAGRNLINDVLNVGNGDGDERHRELVSFLSETAESEVEDQLDAAMPHVEHERLESDAHLYRIDVENHAHRFTYPAPGKTTGEIHDRKVQETGEPVITIGYGPDFAVLRSDGVRLDIPEMVTELNEEIVGGGVSGGGHLVVGSIKFVPGMREEVLDALVEKMADAEIDEELQSTTVGHEQDD; encoded by the coding sequence ATGACAGCCTCCGCTAATTCCGGCGACGAGGTCGTCGTCTACGACCTCGACCCGGACTGCACCCTCGAAGACGTCTCAGAGGGCAACTACTACCACGCTACGGTCAACGGCGTGGTCGACTACGGCGTGTTCGTGGACCTCTCGGACTCGGTCTCCGGACTCGCGCACGAATCGAACTACGAGGGAAGCTACGCGGTCGACGACGACCTCGTGGTCAAACTGACCGAGATTCGGGAGAACGGCGACCTGAGCTTCGAACCCGCGGACCTCGACGACTACGAGACCGTCGAAGTCGACCACGACTACGACATCTCGGACGCGGGCGAACTCTCGGGCGCGGTCGGCGAGACGGTCCACCTCGAAGGCGAAATCGTCCAGATAAAGCAGACCGGCGGCCCGACCATCTTCCACGTCAGCGACGAGACAGGCGTCGTCCCGTGCGCCGCGTTCGAGGAGGCCGGCGTCCGCGCCTACCCCGAGGTCGAAATCGACGACGTGGTTCGAGTGACCGGACAGGTCGACGAGCGCGACAACTCGCTGCAGGTCGAGGTCGATTCGCTCGACGTCCTGTCCGACGGTGACGCCGACGACGTGCGCGAGCGCCTCCAAGCCGCGTTCGAGGAGCGCGCGGAACCCCACGAGACCGAACCGCTCGTGGAGTGGCCCGCGCTGACCCAGATGTTCCCCGACCTCGAAGCGGTCGCGCGACAGCTCCGCCGGACCGTCCTCGAAAGCCGGCCCATCCGCGTTCGCCACCACGCCGACGGCGACGGGATGTGCGCCTCGATTCCGGTCCAGTACGCGCTGGAGCAGTTCATCGCCGAGACCCACCAGGACCCGCAGGCCAAGCGCCACCTGTTCAAGCGCCTACCGAGCAAGGCTCCCTTCTACGAGATGGAGGACGTGACCCGCGACCTCAACTTCGCCTTGGAGGACCAGGCGCGCCACGGCCAGAAGCTTCCGCTCCTGCTGATGCTCGACAACGGGAGCACCGCCGAGGACGTGCCCGCGTACAAGAACCTCGCGCACTACGACATCCCCATCGTCGTCGTGGACCACCACCACCCCGACCCCGAGGCGGTCGAACCCTACGTGGACGCCCACGTCAACCCGTACCTCTACGACGAGGACTACCGCATCACGACCGGGATGATGTGCGTCGAACTGGCGCGCATGATTTGGCCGCCCATCACCGAGGAACTCCGCCACGTGCCCGCGGTCGCGGGCCTCTGTGACCGCTCGAAGGCCGACGCGATGACCGACTACGTCGAACTCGCCGAGTCGGAGGGGTACGAGGAGACCTTCCTCCGAGACGTCGGCGAGGCCCTCGACTACGAGGCCCACTGGCTGAAGTACGACGCCGGGCGCAACCTCATCAACGACGTGCTGAACGTCGGCAACGGCGACGGCGACGAGCGCCACCGCGAACTCGTCTCCTTCCTCTCGGAGACCGCCGAGTCGGAAGTCGAGGACCAACTCGACGCCGCCATGCCCCACGTCGAACACGAGCGACTGGAGAGCGACGCTCACCTCTACCGCATCGACGTGGAGAACCACGCCCACCGGTTCACCTACCCCGCGCCGGGCAAGACCACGGGCGAAATCCACGACCGGAAGGTCCAAGAGACCGGCGAACCGGTCATCACCATCGGCTACGGGCCGGACTTCGCGGTCCTCCGGAGCGACGGCGTGCGCCTCGACATCCCCGAGATGGTGACGGAACTCAACGAGGAAATCGTCGGGGGCGGCGTCTCCGGCGGCGGCCACCTCGTCGTCGGGTCCATCAAGTTCGTGCCCGGCATGCGCGAGGAAGTGCTGGACGCCCTCGTGGAGAAGATGGCCGACGCCGAAATCGACGAGGAGTTGCAGAGTACGACGGTCGGCCACGAGCAGGACGACTGA